Proteins encoded together in one Microbacterium sp. zg-Y625 window:
- a CDS encoding HNH endonuclease, with product MENGLRDIATALDVLVAAGADRPPASLTPGELIAVNDAFGALRRRVDAAFAPVAAEIARQSRAELGKDSLAKKQGHRSPTALISATTGSTAADAVRLVQVGEATAPRVTLSGERLPAKHRHVAAAVASGELGMWAASAIITLLDRVSLRADAGILDAMEQRLSAMAPGLRPDQLGTLLAHAEAHLDPDGVEPRETERRGERSLTIQQRDGMVVLTAKLDAETAAPVKAAIEGIVTGVLRRTEHADDVEKDRRSVRQMQADALADVCRHALGCTQLPTLPTATVIVRMDLDALRDGVGTATVDGIDHPLSAAAARRLAAEAEIIPCVLGGDSDILDWGRARRLFTVAQKLALGERDGGCASCGAPSARCVVHHIRWWARDGGATDLGNGILLCVGCHHRIHDDGWSIEVEGAGTRAKVWFVPPVWLDPAQTPRLGGRHRYDLAS from the coding sequence ATGGAGAACGGACTCCGAGACATCGCCACAGCACTCGACGTGCTGGTCGCTGCCGGTGCAGACAGGCCACCCGCGTCGCTGACGCCAGGCGAGCTGATCGCGGTGAACGACGCCTTCGGAGCCCTGCGCCGCAGGGTGGATGCCGCCTTCGCCCCGGTGGCCGCCGAGATCGCCCGCCAATCCCGTGCCGAGCTGGGCAAGGACTCGCTCGCGAAGAAGCAGGGTCACCGGTCTCCCACCGCGCTCATCTCGGCGACGACGGGTTCGACGGCCGCCGACGCGGTGCGCCTGGTGCAGGTCGGCGAAGCCACCGCACCGCGCGTGACGCTCTCCGGCGAGCGCCTTCCCGCCAAGCACCGTCACGTGGCCGCCGCCGTGGCATCCGGTGAGCTCGGCATGTGGGCGGCATCCGCGATCATCACCCTTCTGGACCGTGTGTCGCTGCGCGCCGATGCCGGAATCCTCGACGCGATGGAACAGCGGCTCTCCGCCATGGCGCCGGGCCTGCGCCCCGATCAGCTGGGCACGCTGCTCGCCCACGCCGAGGCCCACCTCGACCCGGACGGCGTCGAGCCGCGCGAGACGGAGCGGCGCGGCGAGCGGAGCCTCACGATCCAGCAGCGCGACGGGATGGTCGTGCTGACGGCGAAGCTCGACGCCGAGACGGCGGCGCCCGTGAAGGCCGCCATCGAAGGGATCGTCACCGGGGTCCTCCGCCGCACCGAGCACGCCGACGACGTCGAGAAGGACCGGCGCAGCGTGCGTCAGATGCAGGCGGACGCCCTGGCCGACGTGTGCCGTCACGCGCTCGGGTGCACGCAGCTGCCGACCCTTCCCACGGCCACCGTCATCGTTCGGATGGATCTGGACGCCCTCAGGGACGGCGTGGGAACGGCGACCGTGGACGGCATCGATCACCCGCTCTCCGCCGCTGCGGCGCGACGGCTGGCCGCCGAGGCGGAGATCATCCCCTGCGTCCTCGGTGGCGACAGCGACATCCTCGACTGGGGACGCGCCAGGCGGCTGTTCACCGTGGCGCAGAAGCTGGCACTGGGCGAACGCGACGGCGGCTGCGCCTCGTGCGGCGCTCCCTCAGCGCGGTGCGTCGTGCATCACATCCGATGGTGGGCACGAGACGGCGGGGCGACCGACCTCGGCAACGGCATCCTCCTGTGCGTCGGATGCCACCATCGCATCCACGACGACGGCTGGAGCATCGAGGTCGAGGGGGCGGGGACACGGGCGAAGGTGTGGTTCGTCCCACCGGTATGGCTTGATCCGGCGCAGACCCCGCGTCTCGGTGGCCGACATCGCTACGACCTCGCCAGTTGA
- a CDS encoding DHA2 family efflux MFS transporter permease subunit — MGRAPTPPGASPWPALWALVIGFFMILVDTTIVSVANPAIKAALDPGSGNLDNVVWVTSAYLLAYAVPLLITGRLGDRFGPKNIYLIGLAVFTLASLGCGLSSTLDGLIASRALQGIGASLMTPQTMAVITRTFPADRRGAAMGLWGATSGVAMLVGPLAGGVLVDGLGWEWIFFVNLPVGVVGFVLAWMLVPKLPTHPHRFDMLGVLLSAVALFLIVFALQEAEHYDWGAIWGPVTVWMLLVAGLVVLALFVAQQARTRSEALVPMSLFRDRNFSVAGIGITAVGFMAASMSLPFMFYLQLARGQTPTEAALLLVPTAVAAGILSPLAGRLLDRTDPRLLLVPGMIAVATALVWYSSLMTPDTPTWMFLFPAALMGIGQSGLWGPLATTATRNLDPRQAGAGSGVYNTMRTIGSVLGSAAIAAVMQGRLEANLPGMDGAEAGAGLGAGALPPQAVAGFAAAMGQAILLPAGVLLLGVVAVLFLRRPAPVPR, encoded by the coding sequence GTGGGGCGAGCTCCGACCCCGCCTGGCGCGAGCCCGTGGCCGGCGCTGTGGGCGCTGGTGATCGGCTTCTTCATGATCCTCGTCGACACGACGATCGTGTCGGTCGCCAATCCCGCGATCAAAGCGGCCCTCGATCCCGGCAGCGGCAACCTCGACAACGTCGTATGGGTGACCAGCGCCTACCTCCTCGCCTACGCCGTGCCGCTGCTGATCACGGGCCGGCTCGGCGACAGGTTCGGCCCGAAGAACATCTACCTGATCGGGCTGGCCGTCTTCACTCTGGCCTCGCTCGGGTGCGGGCTGTCGTCCACCCTCGACGGCCTCATCGCCTCCCGCGCGCTGCAGGGCATCGGCGCCTCCCTGATGACGCCTCAGACGATGGCCGTCATCACCCGCACCTTCCCCGCCGATCGCCGCGGGGCCGCGATGGGGCTGTGGGGCGCGACCTCGGGCGTGGCGATGCTGGTCGGCCCGCTCGCCGGTGGTGTTCTCGTGGACGGCCTGGGCTGGGAGTGGATCTTCTTCGTCAACCTCCCGGTGGGCGTCGTGGGGTTCGTGCTGGCATGGATGCTGGTGCCGAAGCTGCCGACCCATCCGCACCGGTTCGACATGCTCGGCGTGCTGCTCAGCGCCGTGGCCCTCTTCCTCATCGTCTTCGCGCTGCAAGAGGCGGAGCACTACGACTGGGGCGCCATCTGGGGTCCGGTGACGGTGTGGATGCTGCTGGTCGCGGGCCTGGTCGTGCTGGCGCTGTTCGTGGCCCAGCAGGCACGCACCCGCAGCGAGGCGCTCGTGCCGATGTCGCTGTTCCGCGACCGCAACTTCTCGGTGGCGGGCATCGGGATCACCGCCGTCGGGTTCATGGCGGCGAGCATGTCGCTGCCGTTCATGTTCTACCTGCAGCTCGCCCGGGGCCAGACGCCCACCGAGGCGGCGCTGCTGCTCGTGCCGACGGCGGTGGCCGCCGGCATCCTCTCGCCCCTGGCGGGACGCCTGCTGGACCGCACCGACCCGCGGTTGCTCCTCGTGCCCGGCATGATCGCGGTGGCGACCGCGCTCGTCTGGTACTCGTCGCTGATGACCCCCGACACCCCGACGTGGATGTTCCTCTTCCCCGCCGCCCTCATGGGCATCGGGCAGTCGGGGCTGTGGGGCCCGCTGGCAACGACCGCGACGCGCAACCTCGACCCGCGTCAGGCGGGAGCCGGCTCCGGTGTCTACAACACCATGCGCACGATCGGCTCGGTGCTCGGCTCCGCGGCGATCGCCGCCGTGATGCAGGGACGTCTCGAGGCCAACCTGCCGGGCATGGACGGGGCGGAGGCCGGCGCGGGCCTGGGCGCGGGGGCGCTGCCTCCGCAGGCCGTGGCGGGGTTCGCTGCGGCCATGGGCCAGGCGATCCTGCTGCCGGCGGGGGTGCTGCTCCTCGGCGTCGTCGCGGTGCTGTTCCTGCGGCGACCGGCGCCTGTGCCGCGCTAG
- a CDS encoding nitroreductase family deazaflavin-dependent oxidoreductase: MANRLVTTLRRALAPVTRTKTFRRIAPRALPVAERALKRVTGGRLIVSGILVPSLVLQTTGAKSGQPRETQLMYTPDGHGGGIVAGTSFARERHPAWTANLRAHPDAEAVVRGRRYRVHAEPIPDGERDAAWALIEAQWPGYRQYERDSGRTVRLFRLTTDATPSPFTGRL, from the coding sequence ATGGCGAACCGACTTGTGACCACGTTGCGGCGCGCGCTGGCGCCGGTCACCCGCACGAAGACGTTCCGCCGCATCGCCCCGCGGGCGCTGCCGGTGGCCGAGCGGGCGCTGAAGCGCGTCACCGGCGGTCGACTGATCGTCTCGGGGATCCTCGTGCCCTCCCTCGTCCTGCAGACGACGGGAGCGAAGAGCGGGCAGCCGCGCGAGACGCAGCTGATGTACACGCCCGACGGCCACGGCGGCGGGATCGTCGCCGGCACGAGCTTCGCGCGGGAGCGGCATCCCGCCTGGACGGCGAACCTGCGCGCGCATCCGGATGCCGAGGCGGTCGTCCGCGGCCGGCGGTACCGGGTGCACGCCGAACCGATCCCCGACGGCGAGCGCGACGCCGCGTGGGCGCTGATCGAAGCCCAGTGGCCGGGCTACCGGCAGTACGAGCGGGACTCCGGGCGCACCGTGCGCCTCTTCCGGCTGACGACCGACGCCACGCCGTCGCCCTTCACCGGGCGCCTCTAG
- the lhgO gene encoding L-2-hydroxyglutarate oxidase, translated as MAERIGIIGGGIVGVALARLLAQRGAAVTVLEKEARLAEHQTGRNSGVVHAGLYYAPGSLKATLCAAGRVSIREFCEEKGLPYREVGKLVVAVDETELPALAEIERRSVTNGVPDLVRIDDAARLREIEPHVAGVAAVHSPHTAAVDYATITEAMAQDVRAAGGEIRLGHEVTGIRIENGSVRLITPVSDHVFDRVIACAGLQSDVVARLVGADPSPKILPFRGEYWELAPERADLVNGMIYPVPDPRFPFLGVHFTRGVYDNVHVGPNAVPALAREGYTWLQISPKDTWESLRWPGAASLAKQHWRMGVDEISSSLVKPLWFRKARRFVPELRMRDLTRKTAAGVRAQAWGRKGELLDDFAVDQVGPVTVLRNAPSPAATSSIAIAEYLVEHYLSAPVG; from the coding sequence GTGGCAGAGCGCATAGGAATCATCGGGGGCGGAATCGTCGGGGTCGCGCTCGCGCGCCTGTTGGCGCAACGGGGTGCGGCGGTGACCGTGCTGGAGAAGGAAGCCCGGCTCGCGGAGCACCAGACCGGGCGCAACTCCGGCGTCGTCCACGCCGGGCTCTACTACGCGCCGGGGTCGCTCAAAGCGACGCTGTGCGCGGCGGGCCGGGTGTCGATCCGGGAGTTCTGCGAGGAGAAGGGCCTGCCGTACCGCGAGGTCGGCAAGCTGGTCGTGGCCGTGGACGAGACGGAACTGCCCGCGCTGGCCGAGATCGAGCGCCGCTCCGTCACGAACGGGGTGCCCGATCTCGTGCGCATCGACGACGCGGCCCGCCTTCGGGAGATCGAGCCCCACGTGGCGGGGGTCGCCGCCGTCCACTCGCCGCACACCGCCGCCGTCGACTACGCCACCATCACCGAAGCCATGGCGCAGGACGTCCGCGCCGCCGGCGGTGAGATCCGCCTGGGGCATGAGGTCACCGGCATCCGGATCGAGAACGGATCCGTGCGTCTCATCACGCCCGTGTCGGACCACGTCTTCGACCGCGTGATCGCCTGCGCCGGGCTGCAGTCCGATGTGGTGGCCCGGCTCGTCGGCGCGGACCCCTCGCCGAAGATCCTCCCCTTCCGCGGCGAGTACTGGGAGCTCGCGCCGGAGCGCGCGGACCTCGTCAACGGCATGATCTACCCCGTCCCGGACCCGCGGTTCCCCTTTCTGGGCGTGCACTTCACCCGCGGTGTCTACGACAACGTCCACGTCGGCCCCAACGCCGTGCCCGCCCTCGCGCGGGAGGGATACACGTGGCTGCAGATCTCCCCGAAGGACACGTGGGAGTCGCTGCGGTGGCCGGGGGCGGCATCCCTCGCCAAGCAGCACTGGCGCATGGGCGTCGACGAGATCAGCAGCTCGCTGGTCAAGCCGCTGTGGTTCCGAAAGGCCCGCCGCTTCGTGCCGGAGCTGCGGATGCGCGACCTGACCCGCAAGACCGCCGCCGGCGTCCGCGCGCAGGCCTGGGGGCGCAAAGGCGAGCTTCTCGACGATTTCGCGGTGGACCAGGTCGGCCCGGTCACCGTGCTGCGCAACGCGCCGTCACCCGCCGCGACCAGTTCGATCGCGATCGCCGAGTACCTGGTGGAGCACTACCTGTCGGCGCCGGTGGGATAA
- the purD gene encoding phosphoribosylamine--glycine ligase encodes MKILVLGSGAREHAIILALRAEEAGHELFAAPGNAGIGADATLVDLDPADSGAVTVYANENAIDLVVIGPEAPLVAGVADALRERGIPAFGPGKAAAQLEGSKTFAKRIMDAAGVPTGRAVRARTLAEVEAALDELGSPHVVKADGLAAGKGVIVTEDRTAALEHAAAYLPGGAVLVEEFLSGPEVSLFFVSDGDRVVPLSPAQDYKRAHDDDAGPNTGGMGAYSPLPWLAGAFGGEEEFVAEVTRTVAQPVIRQLDAEGTPFIGLLYAGLILTEEGVKVIEFNARFGDPETQVVLARLATPLSSLLMAAASGHLEDEPAPAFAEAAAVTVVLASEGYPAEPVTGRAITGLDAAASVEGVHLAHAATAERDGELIATGGRVLNVVALGNTFFQARERAYEALGRIGLEGSHHRTDIALRAVEG; translated from the coding sequence GTGAAGATCCTCGTCCTCGGTTCGGGCGCGCGCGAGCACGCCATCATCCTCGCCCTGCGCGCCGAAGAGGCCGGGCACGAGCTGTTCGCCGCCCCCGGCAACGCCGGCATCGGCGCCGACGCCACCCTCGTCGACCTCGACCCGGCCGATTCCGGTGCGGTCACGGTCTACGCCAACGAGAACGCCATCGACCTCGTGGTCATCGGCCCCGAAGCGCCGTTGGTCGCGGGCGTCGCCGACGCGCTGCGCGAGCGCGGCATCCCGGCCTTCGGCCCGGGCAAGGCGGCGGCTCAGCTCGAGGGCTCCAAGACGTTCGCCAAGCGCATCATGGATGCCGCGGGCGTGCCGACCGGCCGCGCCGTGCGGGCCCGCACCCTCGCCGAGGTGGAAGCGGCCCTCGACGAGCTGGGGTCACCGCACGTGGTGAAGGCCGACGGCCTGGCCGCGGGCAAGGGCGTCATCGTCACCGAGGACCGCACGGCCGCCCTCGAGCACGCCGCGGCCTACCTGCCGGGCGGAGCGGTGCTCGTGGAGGAGTTCCTGTCGGGGCCGGAGGTCTCGCTCTTCTTCGTCTCCGACGGCGACCGCGTCGTGCCGCTGTCCCCCGCGCAGGACTACAAGCGCGCCCACGACGACGACGCCGGGCCCAACACCGGCGGCATGGGGGCGTACTCGCCGCTCCCCTGGCTCGCCGGCGCCTTCGGGGGCGAGGAGGAGTTCGTCGCCGAGGTGACGCGCACCGTCGCCCAGCCCGTCATCCGCCAGCTCGACGCCGAGGGCACTCCCTTCATCGGCCTGCTCTACGCCGGCCTCATCCTCACCGAGGAAGGCGTGAAGGTGATCGAGTTCAACGCGCGCTTCGGCGACCCCGAGACGCAGGTCGTGCTGGCACGGCTGGCGACCCCGCTGTCGTCGCTGCTCATGGCCGCGGCCTCGGGCCACCTCGAAGACGAGCCCGCTCCGGCCTTCGCCGAGGCGGCGGCGGTCACCGTGGTGCTCGCCAGCGAGGGCTATCCGGCAGAGCCCGTGACCGGGCGTGCGATCACCGGGCTGGATGCCGCGGCATCCGTCGAGGGCGTGCACCTGGCCCATGCCGCCACCGCAGAACGCGACGGCGAGCTCATCGCCACCGGCGGACGTGTGCTCAACGTCGTCGCCCTCGGCAACACCTTCTTCCAGGCCCGCGAGCGCGCGTACGAGGCGCTCGGGCGCATCGGGCTGGAGGGTTCGCACCACCGCACCGACATCGCCCTGCGCGCCGTCGAGGGCTGA
- a CDS encoding sterol carrier family protein: MPRKISTDAGRAALAALAAAQSPSRTDRATAVRYLLQLLAEKAPGNSVEVRVPPFGAVQVLEGPRHTRGTPPNVVETDADTWVALATGAEKWADAAAAGRIHASGTRADLSALLPLRP, encoded by the coding sequence ATGCCGCGAAAGATCAGCACCGACGCCGGACGCGCCGCGCTCGCCGCGCTCGCCGCAGCGCAGTCCCCGTCTCGCACCGACCGCGCGACGGCGGTGCGCTACCTGCTGCAGCTGCTGGCGGAGAAGGCACCGGGCAACTCCGTCGAGGTGCGGGTACCGCCCTTCGGGGCCGTGCAGGTGCTGGAGGGCCCGCGCCACACGCGCGGCACGCCGCCGAACGTCGTCGAGACCGACGCCGACACCTGGGTGGCCCTCGCCACGGGCGCCGAGAAATGGGCGGATGCCGCGGCGGCCGGCCGTATCCACGCCTCGGGGACGCGTGCCGACCTGTCGGCGCTGCTGCCGCTGCGCCCCTGA
- a CDS encoding potassium transporter Trk, which yields MTETARVRRTPKFAVFIGLGAALGLLTALILTFAFDGGTTEQSAATGVVYTPTQVFGFLALFGVPIGIAVGGIVAVILDRVLAKRTREVRIEHEHIRTQD from the coding sequence ATGACCGAGACCGCACGCGTGCGCCGCACCCCCAAGTTCGCGGTGTTCATCGGGCTCGGTGCCGCCCTGGGTCTGCTGACGGCGCTGATCCTGACGTTCGCGTTCGACGGGGGGACCACCGAGCAGAGCGCCGCCACGGGCGTCGTCTACACCCCCACTCAGGTGTTCGGCTTCCTCGCCCTCTTCGGCGTGCCGATCGGCATCGCCGTCGGCGGCATCGTGGCGGTCATCCTCGACCGGGTGCTCGCGAAGCGCACCCGCGAGGTGCGGATCGAGCACGAGCACATCCGCACCCAGGACTGA
- a CDS encoding zinc-binding alcohol dehydrogenase produces MVAGAPEWVVREDASPTVLVALAVRQLLGIRSPDELPPLRNLPAASVARSDLSQAALERQWREFWALTVEPLAHPSPVPLDLVDGFGLLAALPTEGFDELRDAMMPHAGAAVAYADSAHSRYRADATAGARVSYRAYAGAIAEHERRVGRRAHSFELNVQVLPLAQRGVWWIGSLTIAVTDGLRGDVVAFDAAIHPIIAELA; encoded by the coding sequence ATGGTCGCGGGGGCTCCGGAGTGGGTGGTGCGCGAAGACGCGAGCCCGACGGTTCTCGTCGCCCTCGCCGTGCGCCAGCTGCTCGGCATCCGTTCGCCCGACGAGCTTCCGCCGCTGCGGAACCTGCCTGCGGCATCCGTCGCGCGCAGCGACCTGTCCCAGGCCGCGCTCGAGCGGCAGTGGCGGGAGTTCTGGGCGCTGACGGTGGAGCCCCTCGCCCACCCGTCCCCCGTTCCGCTTGACCTCGTGGACGGCTTCGGCCTGCTGGCCGCCCTTCCGACGGAGGGGTTCGACGAACTGCGCGACGCGATGATGCCGCACGCCGGCGCCGCCGTCGCCTACGCCGACTCCGCCCACAGCCGCTATCGGGCCGACGCCACCGCCGGTGCGCGCGTGTCGTATCGGGCCTACGCGGGGGCGATCGCCGAGCATGAGCGCCGGGTCGGGCGCCGCGCCCACTCGTTCGAGCTGAACGTGCAGGTGCTGCCCCTCGCCCAGCGCGGCGTGTGGTGGATCGGCTCACTCACGATCGCCGTCACCGACGGGCTGCGGGGTGACGTCGTCGCCTTCGACGCGGCGATCCACCCGATCATCGCCGAGCTGGCCTGA
- the purM gene encoding phosphoribosylformylglycinamidine cyclo-ligase yields MASPSHNPYAAAGVDTAAGDLAVELMKAAVKRTHGPEVLGGVGGFAGLFDASALTGYTKPLLATSTDGVGTKVAIAQAIDKHDTIGLDLVGMVVDDIVVVGAKPLFMTDYIACGKVVPDRIADIVKGIALGCAQTGTALVGGETAEHPGLLGINDYDVAGAATGVVEADRVLGAERVRAGDVVLALASSGLHSNGYSLVRHIVAGAGIGYGDNAADFGTTWGEVLLEPTRLYTTPLLQLAADFGDAVHSLSHVTGGGIAANLARVLPVGTWVDVDRATWSPPPVFRVLADLGDLDLTATEGTWNLGVGFLAVVAAERADAAASALTAAGIPTWQVGVVHDTALPEGDYEQGAKGVEGGAVRLVGSYREQGAE; encoded by the coding sequence GTGGCCTCTCCCTCCCACAATCCCTACGCCGCCGCCGGTGTCGACACCGCCGCGGGCGACCTCGCCGTCGAGCTGATGAAGGCGGCCGTGAAGCGCACGCACGGCCCGGAAGTGCTGGGCGGGGTGGGTGGTTTCGCCGGCCTGTTCGACGCCAGCGCGCTCACCGGGTACACCAAGCCCCTGCTGGCCACCAGCACCGACGGGGTCGGCACGAAGGTCGCCATCGCGCAGGCCATCGACAAGCACGACACCATCGGACTGGACCTCGTCGGCATGGTGGTCGACGACATCGTCGTGGTCGGCGCGAAGCCGCTGTTCATGACCGATTACATCGCCTGCGGAAAGGTCGTCCCCGACCGCATCGCCGACATCGTCAAGGGCATCGCGCTCGGCTGCGCGCAGACCGGCACGGCGCTCGTGGGTGGCGAGACGGCGGAGCACCCGGGGCTCCTGGGCATCAACGACTACGACGTCGCGGGCGCGGCAACCGGTGTCGTCGAAGCCGACCGCGTGCTGGGCGCCGAGCGGGTGCGCGCAGGCGACGTCGTGCTGGCCCTCGCCTCGAGCGGCCTGCACTCCAACGGCTACTCGCTCGTGCGCCACATCGTCGCCGGCGCCGGCATCGGATACGGCGACAACGCCGCCGACTTCGGCACCACGTGGGGCGAGGTGCTGCTGGAGCCCACGCGCCTGTACACGACGCCGCTGCTGCAGCTCGCCGCCGACTTCGGCGACGCGGTGCACTCCCTCAGCCACGTGACCGGCGGCGGCATCGCCGCGAACCTGGCACGGGTGCTGCCGGTGGGCACCTGGGTCGACGTCGATCGGGCCACGTGGAGCCCCCCGCCGGTCTTCCGCGTGCTGGCCGACCTCGGCGACCTCGACCTGACCGCCACCGAGGGCACCTGGAACCTCGGCGTCGGCTTCCTCGCCGTCGTGGCGGCAGAGCGAGCGGATGCCGCGGCATCCGCTCTCACCGCAGCGGGCATCCCCACCTGGCAGGTCGGCGTCGTGCACGACACCGCGCTCCCGGAGGGCGACTACGAACAGGGCGCCAAGGGCGTCGAAGGCGGCGCGGTGCGCCTGGTCGGCTCGTACCGCGAGCAGGGAGCGGAATAA
- the purF gene encoding amidophosphoribosyltransferase, which produces MCGIVGIVGHALVNQDIYDSLLLLQHRGQDSTGIATAEPSGVVHMNKQRGMVREAFRTRDMRTLLGTIGLGHVRYATRGTASSEEEAQPFYVNAPYGIVLVHNGNLTNTRELSEELFRTDRRHLNTSSDTELLVNVLANELQQTIHGDRLSPDDVFTAVTRLHERVEGSYAAIALIAGYGLLAFRDPFGIRPLILGRRRTAAGQDEWIVSSESLVLENGDYEVVRDVLPGEAVFIDLDGVLHSRECAAETKLAPCSFEYVYLARPDSIMNGIAVYESRLRMGERLADTIAKHTPEGSIDVVMPIPDSARPAAMQVARKLGLEYREGFYKNRYVGRTFIMPGQAVRKKSVRQKLNAMSSEFKGKNVLLIDDSIVRGTTSKEIIQMARDAGAKTVTFASAAPPVRYPHVYGINMPSRHELVAHGRTIPEIAAELGCDRLVYQEVEDLKAAILEGSDLDDLDMSCFDGRYVTGTVSDEYLAWVEGTQVS; this is translated from the coding sequence ATGTGCGGAATCGTCGGCATCGTCGGCCACGCCCTGGTCAATCAGGACATCTACGACTCCCTGCTGCTGCTGCAGCACCGCGGTCAGGACTCCACCGGCATCGCGACGGCGGAGCCCAGCGGCGTCGTGCACATGAACAAGCAGCGCGGCATGGTGCGCGAGGCCTTCCGCACCCGCGACATGCGCACCCTCCTCGGCACCATCGGCCTCGGCCACGTGCGCTACGCCACGAGGGGCACCGCCTCCAGCGAGGAAGAGGCGCAGCCGTTCTACGTCAACGCCCCCTACGGCATCGTGCTCGTGCACAACGGCAACCTCACCAACACCCGTGAGCTGAGCGAGGAGCTGTTCCGCACCGATCGGCGCCACCTCAACACCAGTTCCGACACCGAGCTGCTGGTGAACGTGCTCGCCAACGAGCTGCAGCAGACGATCCACGGCGACCGGCTGAGTCCCGACGACGTGTTCACCGCCGTCACCCGGTTGCACGAGCGCGTCGAGGGCTCGTATGCCGCCATCGCCCTCATCGCGGGCTACGGCCTGCTGGCCTTCCGCGACCCCTTCGGCATCCGCCCCCTCATCCTCGGGCGCCGGCGCACCGCAGCCGGGCAGGACGAGTGGATCGTCTCGAGCGAGTCGCTCGTGCTCGAGAACGGGGACTACGAGGTCGTGAGAGACGTGCTCCCCGGCGAGGCCGTCTTCATCGACCTCGACGGCGTGCTCCACTCCCGGGAGTGCGCAGCCGAGACGAAGCTCGCGCCCTGCTCGTTCGAGTACGTCTATCTCGCCCGCCCCGACTCGATCATGAACGGCATCGCCGTATACGAGTCCCGGCTGCGCATGGGCGAGCGCCTTGCCGACACGATCGCCAAGCACACCCCGGAGGGTTCGATCGACGTCGTCATGCCGATCCCGGACTCCGCCCGCCCTGCCGCCATGCAGGTCGCGCGCAAGCTGGGGCTCGAGTACCGCGAGGGGTTCTACAAGAACCGCTACGTCGGCCGCACGTTCATCATGCCCGGGCAGGCGGTGCGCAAGAAGAGCGTGCGCCAGAAGCTCAACGCCATGTCGAGCGAGTTCAAGGGCAAGAACGTGCTGCTCATCGACGACTCGATCGTGCGGGGGACGACCTCGAAGGAGATCATCCAGATGGCGCGGGATGCCGGCGCCAAGACGGTGACCTTCGCCTCGGCCGCCCCTCCGGTGCGCTATCCGCACGTCTACGGCATCAACATGCCGTCCCGTCACGAGCTGGTCGCGCACGGCCGCACGATCCCCGAGATCGCCGCGGAGCTGGGGTGCGACCGCCTCGTCTACCAGGAGGTGGAGGACCTCAAGGCCGCCATCCTGGAGGGGTCCGACCTCGACGATCTCGACATGAGCTGCTTCGACGGCCGCTATGTCACCGGGACGGTCTCGGACGAGTACCTCGCCTGGGTCGAGGGCACGCAGGTCTCTTGA